From Desulfobacterales bacterium, one genomic window encodes:
- a CDS encoding phosphoglycerate kinase produces MRSVKDIEVSGKKVLVRVDVNVPMDDFQNITDDTRIREVLPTLRYVLDHDGILIICAHMDRPKGKVDPKYSLAPVAKRLGRYLKLDVKLAPDCVGSEVRQMADELKPGEVLLLENLRFHKGEQDNDDEFARELASLCDVYVNDAFAVCHREHASVSAITRYVEEKAAGFLLLNELKYFREAMENPRRPLVAIIGGAKVSSKIRALKNMLGRVNKFIIGGAMANTFLKSKGYSVGKSRVEDDLVEESGRIMRTAIEQGIKFYLPVDAVVAPEIDERAEFKIVPIQEIPDDWMALDIGPATSRLFEEVLYDARTVIWNGPMGIFEIDAFSRGTVSMVHHVANSYALTIVGGGDTDVAIHSTGQSDRFTYISTGGGAFLQLMEGKPLPGVAALENPVSG; encoded by the coding sequence ATGCGTTCCGTAAAGGACATTGAGGTTTCAGGCAAGAAGGTATTGGTACGGGTGGATGTGAATGTCCCCATGGATGATTTTCAGAACATCACCGATGATACCCGGATTCGTGAAGTGCTGCCAACCTTAAGGTATGTGCTGGACCATGACGGCATTCTGATTATATGCGCCCACATGGACCGCCCCAAGGGCAAGGTGGACCCCAAATACAGCCTGGCGCCCGTGGCCAAGCGGCTGGGCCGCTATCTCAAACTGGATGTCAAGCTGGCTCCTGACTGCGTGGGGTCGGAGGTCCGGCAGATGGCTGATGAGTTAAAGCCCGGGGAGGTCCTTTTGCTTGAAAACCTCCGGTTTCATAAGGGCGAGCAGGATAATGACGATGAGTTCGCCAGGGAACTCGCATCTCTTTGCGATGTCTATGTAAATGACGCTTTTGCGGTCTGCCATCGCGAGCATGCCTCGGTATCGGCCATTACCCGGTATGTAGAGGAAAAAGCGGCCGGCTTTCTCCTGTTAAATGAGCTCAAATATTTCCGCGAGGCTATGGAGAATCCGCGCCGGCCCCTGGTGGCCATCATCGGCGGCGCCAAGGTATCAAGCAAGATCCGGGCCCTGAAGAACATGCTGGGCCGGGTCAACAAGTTTATCATCGGCGGCGCCATGGCCAATACCTTTCTAAAGAGCAAGGGCTACAGTGTCGGCAAATCCAGGGTCGAGGACGATCTGGTGGAGGAGTCCGGCCGGATCATGAGAACCGCCATTGAGCAGGGCATTAAGTTCTATCTGCCGGTGGATGCAGTGGTCGCCCCGGAAATCGATGAGCGGGCGGAATTTAAAATCGTGCCCATCCAGGAAATTCCGGATGACTGGATGGCTTTGGATATCGGTCCGGCCACTTCCCGGCTGTTCGAGGAGGTCCTCTATGACGCGCGCACCGTTATCTGGAACGGGCCCATGGGGATATTTGAAATCGATGCATTCAGCCGCGGCACCGTTTCCATGGTGCACCATGTCGCAAATTCCTATGCGCTGACCATTGTGGGCGGCGGGGATACGGATGTGGCCATTCATTCCACCGGCCAGAGCGACCGGTTTACCTATATCTCCACCGGCGGCGGGGCTTTCCTGCAGCTGATGGAAGGAAAACCCCTGCCGGGTGTGGCGGCGCTGGAAAATCCGGTGTCCGGATAA